One genomic region from Spirulina subsalsa PCC 9445 encodes:
- a CDS encoding pentapeptide repeat-containing protein, with amino-acid sequence MTPNVNQPNSNDAVLGGMAIPLEGLVLGGLEGVKQRIVNGDRTTQAIALQETLNYGEEGRRVLYQVLNHSQGTLQESAWRILWDNAQNEQEQEELRAYLPLSSVLGVDHQKKLLTYAHVLPKVKLSRANLRGANLQGKNLLEANLIEAILIGANLEGAELSCADLRGANLSNANLRRANLSGANLCQATLERSNLEQTYLIESILKGCDLVGANLTGANLTDANLHSANLREVNFSQSFLSRANFREAFLCQADLSDADLRRAVLSNADLREANLKNANLRGANLRGVNLQGACVENTRFGENRWFSTMVWLDLEARGAIFEN; translated from the coding sequence GCTAGAGGGTGTAAAACAGAGAATTGTCAATGGCGATCGCACGACCCAAGCTATAGCCCTGCAAGAAACGCTAAACTACGGAGAAGAGGGTCGCCGCGTTCTCTATCAAGTCCTCAATCATAGTCAAGGGACACTACAAGAGTCCGCTTGGCGTATTCTGTGGGACAATGCCCAAAATGAGCAGGAACAGGAAGAATTACGGGCTTATCTTCCCCTGAGTTCCGTGTTAGGTGTAGATCATCAAAAAAAACTCCTCACCTATGCCCACGTTTTACCCAAAGTCAAACTCAGTCGCGCCAACTTACGGGGGGCGAATTTACAGGGCAAAAATTTACTAGAGGCCAACTTAATTGAAGCCATTTTAATTGGGGCGAATTTAGAAGGGGCGGAATTGAGTTGTGCAGACTTACGCGGGGCGAATTTGAGTAACGCCAATCTACGACGAGCGAATCTAAGCGGGGCGAATTTATGTCAAGCCACACTCGAACGCAGTAATTTAGAGCAAACCTACCTCATTGAGTCCATTCTCAAAGGGTGTGATTTAGTCGGGGCAAATTTAACCGGGGCGAATCTCACTGACGCGAATTTACACAGTGCTAACTTGCGAGAGGTGAATTTTAGTCAGTCGTTTCTCAGTCGGGCGAATTTCCGGGAGGCCTTTCTCTGTCAAGCGGACTTATCCGATGCGGATCTTCGACGGGCGGTTTTAAGTAATGCCGACTTGCGGGAGGCGAATTTAAAAAATGCCAATCTCCGGGGGGCTAATTTGCGCGGCGTGAATTTACAGGGCGCTTGTGTAGAAAATACCCGCTTTGGGGAGAATCGTTGGTTTTCTACAATGGTTTGGTTAGATTTGGAAGCGAGAGGGGCGATTTTTGAGAATTGA